ATGACTTCCGTCGTGAGATCTTGCAGACGATCGGTGGTATGGCGGCGGCAGGGCGCAAGTTTAATCCGCTCGACAACGATCGGCTTCGCGAAGCGCTTGAGAAGAAGTTGTTCGATGATACCAAGGATACCATTCAGATTAAGCAGTTCGTCTCAGTTGTTCAACATGATGACGAACAGCAACAGAAGTTTGATACCCTAAAGGAGCGTCTTATTAAGCGCTTTGGCTATAACGATGATAGCGCAACTGAGGCGCTTAAGTTTGTTGCGAGTATCTTGGCGCGCTAAAGGGCCGTAAATAAAAGATGGAAGGTGGTATGACACAGGCAGATGATACGATATTTATGAAGATAGTAAGGGGCGAGATCCCGGCGCAGATCCTTTATGAGAGTGATAATGTGCTTGCTTTTAGGGATATAAACCCTGTAGCACCCTCGCATATATTGGTGATCCCAAAGCGCGCCATTACGAACCTGGCTGCGGCTGAGTCAAGCGATAAGGAGCTGCTTGGAGAGCTGCTGCTCGCCGCGGCAGAGGTCGCTCGTCAGGAGGGGCTTGCAGACGGGGGTTACCGGGTTGTGACTAATATAGGCGCTAACGGTGGTCAGACCGTCCCGCACCTGCACCTACATATAGTTGGGGGGCGGCCCTTTCACTGGCCGCCGGGATAATAGC
This is a stretch of genomic DNA from Pseudomonadota bacterium. It encodes these proteins:
- a CDS encoding histidine triad nucleotide-binding protein translates to MTQADDTIFMKIVRGEIPAQILYESDNVLAFRDINPVAPSHILVIPKRAITNLAAAESSDKELLGELLLAAAEVARQEGLADGGYRVVTNIGANGGQTVPHLHLHIVGGRPFHWPPG